One window of the Benincasa hispida cultivar B227 chromosome 3, ASM972705v1, whole genome shotgun sequence genome contains the following:
- the LOC120074553 gene encoding probable F-box protein At4g22030 → MASLQASSLLLASSSSRTRRISQAAIHVPKLPNLRISASRLSKTSTASVKMIEELCLNQPIINVIPSESPFKSQLQAILDAVADRVEMHNNIRQQRDNWNSLFLNSINMITLTASALSAAAPAVGALGAPLLALKLSSALLFSAATGMLVMVNKIQPSQLAEEQRNAARLFKLLQSQIQSLIMTGAPTQMDVDSAMEKVLALDKAYPLPLLGVMLEKFPKTLEPASWWPNSSNDYESQTKDEKAHFDGKQRRDSNGWSDELEAEMREVVEIVKTKDAEDYVRLGNLVLKVNKTLAISGPVLTGLAALSSAFVGDWSSAGMVVAAAAGSLAAAVNALEHGGQVGMVFEMYRNSAGFFGLLEESIKGTLEEKDWEKRENGHVFERKVALKLGRSLSQLRQLATKSAAAREEGISIDEFASKLF, encoded by the coding sequence ATGGCTTCCTTACAAGCTTCATCTCTCCTCTTAGCTTCCTCTTCTTCAAGAACAAGAAGAATTTCCCAAGCCGCAATTCACGTCCCAAAGCTTCCTAATCTCCGAATCTCAGCTTCCAGACTATCAAAAACTTCCACCGCCTCCGTTAAAATGATTGAAGAACTCTGTTTAAACCAACCCATTATTAATGTGATTCCCTCAGAATCCCCTTTCAAATCACAGCTTCAAGCCATCTTAGACGCCGTAGCCGACCGTGTCGAAATGCACAACAACATCCGCCAACAGCGAGACAATTGGAATTCACTTTTCCTTAATTCCATCAACATGATCACTCTCACCGCTTCCGCCCTCTCCGCTGCTGCACCCGCCGTCGGTGCCCTCGGAGCTCCTCTTTTGGCTCTGAAATTGTCATCGGCTCTGCTTTTCTCTGCTGCAACAGGGATGTTGGTGATGGTGAACAAAATTCAACCCTCTCAACTGGCTGAGGAGCAGCGAAATGCGGCTAGATTATTCAAGCTACTCCAATCCCAAATTCAAAGCTTGATTATGACTGGAGCTCCCACTCAAATGGACGTCGATTCCGCCATGGAAAAAGTGTTGGCGCTCGATAAAGCATACCCACTTCCTTTACTTGGCGTAATGCTTGAAAAATTTCCCAAAACACTCGAGCCGGCTTCGTGGTGGCCCAATTCTTCTAACGATTATGAATCTCAGACGAAGGACGAAAAGGCCCATTTTGATGGAAAGCAACGTCGAGATTCCAATGGGTGGAGCGATGAACTTGAGGCCGAAATGAGAGAGGTCGTTGAAATCGTAAAGACAAAAGACGCTGAAGACTACGTCAGACTTGGGAATTTAGTTTTGAAGGTTAATAAAACATTGGCAATATCGGGCCCTGTTCTCACCGGCCTTGCGGCTTTGAGCTCTGCTTTTGTGGGTGATTGGTCATCGGCAGGGATGGTGGTGGCGGCGGCGGCCGGATCTTTGGCAGCCGCCGTGAATGCGTTAGAGCATGGTGGGCAAGTTGGAATGGTGTTTGAGATGTATAGAAACTCCGCCGGCTTCTTTGGGCTACTGGAAGAATCGATTAAAGGGACGCTTGAGGAGAAGGATTGGGAGAAGAGGGAAAATGGGCACGTGTTTGAAAGGAAAGTGGCTTTGAAATTGGGGAGAAGCTTATCTCAGCTCAGACAATTGGCTACCAAATCAGCTGCAGCAAGAGAAGAGGGGATTTCCATAGATGAATTTGCCAGCAAGcttttttga